Proteins from one Anastrepha obliqua isolate idAnaObli1 chromosome 2, idAnaObli1_1.0, whole genome shotgun sequence genomic window:
- the LOC129237922 gene encoding probable multidrug resistance-associated protein lethal(2)03659: MNSSKESVKRKPSPIHAANFFSKWFFIWTRGVFKKGYLEKLGPDDIYEHVPKLDSKLLSNSLISYWEKEVRRKNPSLLHMIFSAFGWRFVPMCIIYSILEIMLHTFQPLFLGLFVAYFAEGQTEITKNDAYLAATGIVICSLVASLCFHPFMFFLFKTGTAIRVACAGLIYRKCLRSSVTSDNSGMSGFAISVLSTDLPQFDTTFYFVHDLWKGPIEACVFGYVMYTEIGWPAIVGIAAIALFIPLQAWAAKATAKYRHRFSEYGDERVKLMNEIITAIQVIKMYAWEKSFARLISSVRKKEIHAIRGSLNIYSAMQCTNMISKFALFLSLIAYVYTGDVITARKVFIISSYYDALNESLLHFWPLSVTTWAETFVCARRIQTFLMQSEDPADGGIENFAADIEKSEKANFSGRVHNPNASEKSVILQNLSASWDREDVEKRRNHISDITFHIRPGQFVGIVGNVGAGKTTLLTAILGELEIAKGSMEVNGRISYAPQEAWIFEASIRDNICFVEPYDAQRYRDVVQACELERDLQLLPYGDSTIVGERGISLSGGQKARISLARAVYRQADIYIFDDPLSAVDAKVAKRLLSNCFQDYLSTKIRLMVTHRVYNLKEADWIILLEAGTIEVQGTYEVLEQKISKRLSLTQEQVENRPKLMHSESVMVKATAEEESEQIELPSDTGLERKEQQMQGSVRFQIYAAYFRALRKPWLIFLIFLMFILARACQALMDVFIARWATWEESQPQEHETTNEFSTKRMQIVIIYTMLMLGTLLLYIVRTFGFFFICLAISLRLHDYLFNGIIRARMRFFNTNPSGRILNRFSSDIANIDITLPQTMLDSYSFYVNIIAVLAIVAFANYWLLIPEFIVISLLYFCRGLYIRASRSLKRIESMTRSPVYTHTNQTFQGLTTIRALNATSHLDNEFHSHQNTNTSALFLFVSVNRAFAFWTDLICVLYILAVTFSFLIIEKDFYSGDVGLAITQSMTLVIMCQWGVRQTAEMENNMTSVERVMEYVELPPEPPLETDPSLKLLETWPSSGEVQFRDLVLRYVEQGEPVLKGLNFSINSKEKIGIVGRTGAGKSSIIQAIFRLALNEGSILIDGIDINTLGLHDLRSRISIIPQDPVLFSGTLRYNLDPLAEKADEELWRALEDVKLKRYVSSLEGGLNCRMHDGGSNFSMGQRQLVCMARAILRHNKLLIMDEATANVDPETDILIQQTIHTNFHHCTVLTIAHRLNTVMDNDKVMVIDAGQVVEFGHPYDLLRNTDGFLYKLVQNTGRLTSEMLHHIAEKSYKKRVANG, from the exons TTGGACACGCGGCGTCTTCAAGAAGGGCTACTTAGAAAAATTAGGACCAGATGATATCTATGAGCACGTACCGAAACTGGATAGCAAACTGCTATCCAACTCACTCATTAGCTACTGGGAAAAGGAGGTGCGCAGAAAAAATCCCAGCCTTTTGCATATGATCTTTAGCGCATTCGGATGGCGATTTGTGCCGATGTGTATAATCTACTCAATATTGGAGATAATGTTACA caCATTTCAACCGCTCTTTCTTGGCTTATTCGTTGCTTATTTTGCCGAGGGTCAAACGGAAATTACCAAAAACGATGCTTATCTTGCCGCCACTGGCATTGTAATCTGCTCACTCGTCGCTTCGCTGTGCTTTCATCCATTCATGTTCTTTCTCTTCAAAACTGGCACCGCCATACGTGTCGCATGCGCTGGTTTAATCTATCGCAAATGTCTACGCTCTTCCGTAACTTCAGACAATAGCGGCATGAGCGGTTTCGCTATCTCAGTTCTGTCTACCGATCTGCCACAATTCGATACGACTTTCTATTTCGTGCACGATCTCTGGAAGGGACCTATTGAGGCGTGTGTTTTCGGTTACGTAATGTACACAGAGATCGGCTGGCCGGCAATAGTAGGTATTGCGGCGATCGCCCTATTTATACCGCTACAAGCGTGGGCAGCCAAGGCCACCGCCAAGTATCGACATCGTTTCTCCGAATACGGCGATGAACGCGTCAAGCTGATGAATGAGATTATAACGGCCATACAAGTGATAAAGATGTATGCGTGGGAGAAATCCTTCGCTAGGCTGATATCGAGCGTACGTAAGAAGGAGATACACGCCATTAGGGGTTCCCTGAATATTTACTCGGCTATGCAATGCACTAACATGATTTCGAAATTCGCGCTCTTTCTCAGCCTAATCGCTTATGTGTACACTGGCGATGTTATAACGGCCAGAAAGGTTTTCATTATATCCTCGTATTATGACGCACTCAACGAATCGCTACTTCACTTCTGGCCGCTGTCGGTCACAACGTGGGCTGAAACTTTTGTATGCGCGCGACGTATACAAACATTCCTGATGCAGAGTGAGGACCCTGCAGATGGTGGTATCGAAAACTTTGCTGCCGATATCGAGAAGAGTGAAAAAGCAAACTTTTCGGGGCGTGTTCATAATCCAAATGCGTCTGAAAAAAGTGTTATATTGCAAAATCTGTCAGCCAGTTGGGACCGTGAGGATGTGGAAAAGCGAAGAAACCACATAAGCGATATCACTTTCCACATACGTCCAGGACAATTCGTCGGCATTGTTGGCAATGTAGGTGCCGGTAAGACCACGCTCTTAACTGCCATACTCGGTGAGCTGGAAATCGCCAAAGGCAGTATGGAGGTAAATGGCCGCATCAGCTATGCACCGCAAGAAGCGTGGATCTTCGAGGCGAGCATACGTGACAACATCTGCTTTGTAGAGCCTTACGATGCGCAACGCTACAGAGATGTTGTACAAGCTTGTGAACTAGAACGCGACCTGCAATTGTTACCCTACGGCGACTCGACGATAGTCGGCGAACGTGGCATTAGTCTGAGCGGCGGCCAGAAGGCGCGTATTAGCTTGGCACGCGCTGTTTACCGCCAAGCAGACATTTACATATTCGATGATCCTCTATCAGCTGTGGATGCAAAAGTGGCCAAACGTTTGTTAAGCAACTGCTTTCAAGACTATTTGAGCACCAAGATACGCCTAATGGTGACACATCGCGTGTATAATCTCAAAGAGGCCGACTGGATAATATTGTTGGAAGCGGGCACTATCGAGGTGCAGGGCACCTATGAAGTACTCGAACAGAAGATCAGCAAACGATTGAGTTTGACGCAAGAGCAAGTGGAGAACCGACCTAAATTGATGCATAGCGAGAGCGTGATGGTGAAAGCGACTGCGGAGGAAGAATCGGAGCAAATCGAACTACCGAGTGATACAGGTTTGGAGCGAAAGGAACAACAAATGCAGGGTTCTGTGCGCTTTCAAATCTACGCTGCCTACTTTCGCGCACTTCGCAAACCTTGGCtgatatttttgatattcttGATGTTCATTTTAGCGCGCGCTTGCCAAGCCTTAATGGATGTATTCATAGCCAGATG GGCCACTTGGGAGGAATCTCAGCCGCAGGAGCATGAAACAACCAATGAATTCTCCACGAAGCGCATGCAGATAGTAATCATCTATACGATGCTCATGCTGGGCACACTTCTCCTGTACATAGTTCGTACCTTtggctttttcttcatttgtctCGCTATATCGCTACGTCTGCACGATTATCTCTTCAATGGTATTATTCGCGCCCGCATGAGATTCTTCAATACGAATCCTTCTGGCAGAATACTAAATCGTTTCTCCAGCGATATTGCTAACATAGATATTACACTACCTCAAACCATGTTGGACTCGTACTCG TTCTACGTAAATATTATTGCCGTGTTGGCGATTGTGGCCTTTGCGAACTATTGGCTTCTAATACCCGAGTTCATCGTGATTTCCCTACTCTACTTTTGCCGCGGGCTCTACATTAGGGCAAGTCGTAGTCTCAAACGGATCGAGAGTATGA CACGCAGTCctgtatacacacacacgaaTCAGACCTTCCAGGGTCTTACTACAATTCGTGCACTCAACGCTACAAGCCATTTGGATAACGAATTCCATAGCCACCAAAACACGAATACATCTGCCTTGTTTCTCTTTGTCAGCGTGAATCGCGCTTTCGCCTTCTGGACTGATCTCATCTGTGTACTTTATATCCTGGCTGTCACCTTTAGTTTcttaataattgaaaaagatttCTATAGTGGTGATGTCGGCCTCGCCATCACCCAGTCCATGACGCTGGTAATTATGTGTCAATGGGGTGTGCGGCAAACCGCCGAGATGGAGAATAATATGACGAGTGTAGAACGGGTGATGGAATATGTGGAACTACCACCAGAACCTCCGCTAGAGACCGACCCAAGCCTCAAGTTGCTTGAAACATGGCCAAGCTCGGGTGAGGTCCAATTTAGGGATCTTGTTCTACGCTATGTGGAGCAGGGGGAGCCCGTACTCAAAGGGCTGAATTTCTCTATTAACTCAAAGGAAAAGATCGGTATTGTAGGACGAACAGGTGCCGGCAAATCGTCCATTATACAAGCAATCTTTCGGCTGGCGCTTAATGAGGGAAGCATCCTCATTGATGGTATTGATATTAACACACTGGGTTTACATGATTTGCGCAGTCGCATATCGATCATTCCGCAGGATCCTGTGTTGTTCTCAGGAACTTTACGCTACAATCTCGATCCTTTGGCAGAGAAAGCAGACGAAGAGTTGTGGCGTGCGCTGGAAGATGTTAAGCTGAAAAGATATGTGTCTTCATTGGAGGGGGGCTTGAATTGTCGCATGCACGATGGGGGTTCGAACTTTAGTATGGGCCAAAGGCAGCTGGTCTGTATGGCGAGAGCCATACTGAGGCACAACAAATTGCTAATAATGGACGAAGCGACAGCGAATGTGGATCCAGA